The Candidatus Margulisiibacteriota bacterium genome includes a region encoding these proteins:
- a CDS encoding HlyD family efflux transporter periplasmic adaptor subunit — MLQIRSMALNLDSTRAQIEQISAQLAFQKDTLAKTGLLLAQGAATKQNNDDLKTQVTILQAKLEEANSRYAMIRNEREQLLSALSFLDLQIKDTIIRAPQDGTILNKYYEQGEVIQPGMVLVDLADLRSLDARIYLPLSRIPSIKIGQEVRIKTDGIKESLKGKITWIASEAEFTPKTILTKETRTTLVYAVKVTVENPDGKLKMGMPVEVDNLTQR, encoded by the coding sequence TTGCTGCAGATTAGAAGTATGGCGCTGAATCTGGATTCAACCCGGGCCCAGATTGAGCAGATATCCGCCCAGCTTGCCTTTCAAAAAGATACTTTGGCCAAAACAGGTTTGCTTTTAGCGCAGGGTGCTGCAACTAAACAAAATAACGATGACTTGAAGACCCAGGTAACAATCCTTCAGGCCAAGCTGGAAGAAGCTAACAGCAGATATGCCATGATACGTAATGAACGGGAGCAGCTACTTTCCGCATTGTCTTTTCTGGACTTACAAATAAAAGATACAATTATCAGAGCACCGCAGGACGGGACTATATTAAACAAATATTATGAACAGGGTGAGGTTATACAGCCGGGTATGGTTCTTGTGGATCTGGCCGACCTGAGATCGCTGGATGCCAGAATTTATTTGCCTCTGTCCAGGATCCCTTCCATAAAAATCGGACAAGAGGTAAGAATTAAGACTGATGGTATTAAAGAAAGTTTAAAAGGAAAAATTACCTGGATTGCCAGTGAAGCAGAATTTACGCCCAAGACAATTTTAACCAAGGAAACTCGTACTACCCTGGTATACGCTGTGAAGGTAACGGTAGAAAACCCTGATGGTAAATTGAAAATGGGTATGCCTGTTGAAGTTGATAACCTCACCCAAAGATGA
- a CDS encoding biotin/lipoyl-binding protein: MKKIRIVVAVLVLLGIFLVIYKKIDENKKQDVYQGYLEATKIKISSQASGTITSFPVKEGDTISKNKIIAIIEGDKLQTKR; the protein is encoded by the coding sequence ATGAAAAAAATAAGAATAGTTGTAGCTGTTTTGGTGCTGTTGGGTATATTTCTTGTTATTTATAAAAAAATTGATGAGAATAAAAAACAGGATGTTTATCAGGGCTATCTGGAAGCCACCAAGATCAAGATTTCCAGTCAGGCTTCGGGTACAATAACAAGTTTTCCGGTAAAAGAGGGGGATACAATCAGCAAAAACAAAATTATCGCTATTATAGAAGGCGATAAACTGCAAACCAAAAGGTAG